Proteins from a single region of Dyadobacter fanqingshengii:
- the trpD gene encoding anthranilate phosphoribosyltransferase: protein MKQILSHLFEYKVLSKELAKDVLIGISTGKYSNSEIASFLTIYAMRSITVEELEGFRDAMLELCLAVDLSAYDPIDVCGTGGDGKDTFNISTLSCFVVAGAGQHVAKHGNHGVSSMCGSSTVLEFLGAKFTNEKDYLERKINEANVCFLHAPLFHPSMKNVAPIRRELGVKTFFNMLGPIVNPVSPKKQLVGVFSLELARLFAYLYQQTDKQFLVLHALDGYDEVSLTGAFKIITAQTEQVLTPSHLGLQTLRAQDLSGGETVEESAKIFMNVLNDTATFSQKEAVLANAALALHCANPALSLLDAVETARESLESKKALRSFKKLIED from the coding sequence ATGAAACAGATTCTTAGCCATCTTTTTGAATATAAAGTTTTAAGTAAAGAATTAGCCAAAGACGTCCTGATCGGCATTAGCACGGGCAAATATTCCAATTCAGAAATCGCCTCTTTCTTAACCATTTATGCCATGCGCAGCATAACGGTTGAAGAATTGGAAGGCTTTCGGGATGCAATGTTAGAGCTGTGTTTAGCCGTCGATTTGTCAGCTTATGATCCCATTGATGTTTGCGGAACGGGCGGCGACGGAAAGGACACATTTAATATTTCAACATTGTCGTGTTTTGTGGTTGCAGGCGCGGGGCAGCATGTGGCCAAGCACGGGAATCATGGCGTTTCGTCTATGTGCGGCTCGTCGACAGTTCTTGAATTTCTCGGCGCGAAATTTACCAATGAGAAGGATTATCTCGAACGCAAAATCAATGAAGCGAATGTGTGTTTCCTGCATGCGCCGCTTTTCCATCCTTCGATGAAGAATGTGGCGCCGATCCGCCGGGAACTGGGTGTGAAAACTTTTTTCAATATGCTGGGTCCGATAGTGAATCCGGTGTCGCCCAAAAAACAGCTTGTAGGCGTTTTCAGTCTTGAATTGGCACGGCTTTTTGCTTATCTTTACCAACAGACTGACAAGCAATTTCTGGTTCTTCACGCATTAGACGGCTACGACGAAGTGTCATTAACAGGTGCTTTTAAAATCATCACCGCTCAAACGGAGCAAGTTCTGACTCCCTCGCATTTAGGGTTACAAACTTTGCGCGCGCAAGACCTGTCGGGAGGCGAAACGGTCGAAGAATCTGCCAAAATTTTCATGAATGTATTGAACGATACAGCCACATTCTCACAAAAAGAGGCTGTGCTGGCGAATGCTGCATTGGCATTGCATTGTGCGAATCCGGCGTTATCACTTTTGGACGCAGTGGAAACGGCACGGGAATCGTTGGAAAGTAAAAAGGCTTTGCGCAGCTTTAAAAAATTGATAGAAGACTGA
- a CDS encoding anthranilate synthase component II has translation MKILVLDNYDSFTYNLVYILRELNDQVDIVRNDKIALEEVGKYDKILLSPGPGIPSEAGIMHELIREYGPSKSILGICLGHQGIGEVYGATLENMTDVLHGISDTAIVTDQSERIFKGLPTEIKVGRYHSWTVIPETFTEDLTITALDEKGRVMGLSHKKYDVKGLQFHPESVLTEHGKEMLENWLAI, from the coding sequence ATGAAAATCTTAGTGCTCGATAATTACGATTCTTTCACTTATAACCTCGTCTACATTCTCCGCGAGCTGAATGATCAGGTGGACATTGTCCGCAATGATAAAATTGCGCTGGAAGAGGTGGGCAAATATGATAAAATCCTCCTTTCTCCTGGCCCCGGCATTCCGTCGGAAGCAGGCATTATGCACGAACTGATCCGCGAATATGGCCCTAGCAAGAGCATTTTAGGCATTTGTCTGGGACATCAGGGCATCGGTGAGGTTTATGGCGCAACGCTCGAAAACATGACGGATGTGTTGCATGGCATCAGCGATACAGCGATTGTTACAGATCAGTCGGAGCGCATTTTCAAAGGGTTACCGACTGAAATTAAAGTTGGACGCTATCATTCCTGGACTGTTATCCCTGAAACATTTACAGAAGATCTGACTATTACAGCATTGGACGAAAAAGGCCGGGTTATGGGGCTTTCTCACAAAAAATATGATGTAAAAGGCCTTCAATTTCACCCGGAATCTGTGCTAACCGAGCATGGGAAAGAAATGTTGGAAAACTGGTTGGCAATTTAA